The Oncorhynchus nerka isolate Pitt River linkage group LG24, Oner_Uvic_2.0, whole genome shotgun sequence genome has a window encoding:
- the meis2b gene encoding homeobox protein Meis2b has product MSMAQRYDELAHYGGGMDGVGLPASMYGDPHAPRPLPQVHHLNHGPPPHPTQHYGAHAPHNIMPSSMGSAVNDGLKRDKDQIYGHPLFPLLALVFEKCELATCTPREPGVAGGDVCSSDSFNEDIAVFAKQIRAEKPLFSSNPELDNLMIQAIQVLRFHLLELEKVHELCDNFCHRYISCLKGKMPIDLVIDDRDGCKSDFDDLTGSSTNLADHNPASWRDLEDAHSTPSVGTPGPSSGGHVSQSGDNSSELGDGLDNSLASPGTGDEDDQDKKRQKKRGIFPKVATNIMRAWLFQHLTHPYPSEEQKKQLAQDTGLTILQVNNWFINARRRIVQPMIDQSNRTVGQGTAYSPDGQPMGGFVLDGQQHMGIRPGGPMGGMGMNMGMDGQWHYM; this is encoded by the exons ATGTCGATGGCGCAAAGG TACGATGAGCTGGCCCATTATGGTGGTGGGATGGACGGAGTTGGACTCCCGGCGTCTATGTATGGAGACCCGCATGCTCCCCGGCCGCTTCCGCAAGTCCACCACCTGAACCACGGTCCGCCTCCTCATCCAACCCAGCACTATGGAGCCCACGCACCCCACAACATCATGCCCAGCAGCATGGGCAGCGCTGTCAACGACGGGCTAAAAAGAGACAAAGATCAAATCTATGG TCACCCGTTATTCCCTCTGCTAGCACTGGTGTTTGAAAAGTGTGAGTTGGCGACCTGCACACCGAGGGAGCCTGGAGTAGCGGGCGGCGATGTCTGCTCGTCAGACTCCTTCAACGAAGACATCGCTGTCTTTGCAAAACAG atACGTGCAGAGAAACCGTTATTTTCATCGAATCCAGAGTTGGACAACTTG ATGATCCAAGCTATACAAGTATTACGATTTCATCTTTTGGAATTAGAGAAG GTGCACGAGCTCTGCGACAACTTCTGCCATCGGTACATCAGTTGTTTGAAAGGCAAAATGCCCATAGACTTGGTCATAGACGACCGAGATGGCTGCAAATCTGACTTCGATGACCTGACAGGATCCTCCACAAATCTAGCAGATCAC AACCCGGCgtcctggagagacctggaagACGCCCACTCCACGCCTTCTGTGGGCACCCCGGGGCCCTCCAGCGGGGGCCACGTCTCCCAGAGTGGGGACAACAGCAGTGAACTCG GAGACGGCCTCGACAACAGCCTTGCATCACCGGGCACAGGGGACGAGGACGACCAGGACAAGAAGCGGCAGAAGAAGAGAGGCATCTTCCCCAAAGTGGCCACCAATATCATGCGAGCGTGGCTCTTCCAGCACCTTACG CACCCCTATCCTTCAGAGGAACAGAAGAAGCAGTTAGCACAGGACACAGGCCTCACCATCCTGCAAGTGAACAACTG GTTCATCAACGCCAGGAGGAGAATAGTACAGCCTATGATTGACCAGTCTAACAGAACAG TGGGTCAGGGGACAGCATACAGCCCTGACGGTCAACCAATGGGAGGCTTTGTACTCGACGGACAGCAGCACATGGGAATTCGACCTGGTG GACCAATGGGTGGCATGGGAATGAATATGGGCATGGATGGACAGTGGCACTACATGTAA